From the genome of Nocardia sp. NBC_01503, one region includes:
- a CDS encoding family 1 glycosylhydrolase has translation MRPHSRRHALATLAAVATALIASATPAQADSTGVPGLGDNFYWGVASAGFQSEGHAPDSNWLRYASTHADYDRYGDSVDFYTRYASDIALAKDVGVNVYRLSIEWARVQPQPGVWDEAGFAFYDKVIAAIRAAGMRPMLTLDHWVYPGWEADRGGWANPGMLDDWLTNMRKVVDRYAGDDPLWVTINEPAAYLMNEVRNGGLPLTELPAMQDRLAAAHNSIYDHIHQVQPGAMVTSNVAYIPAADALVNGPMLDMIGAKLDFIGIDYYYGMSPEVLTQFTSYAQSELWKLPLQADGIYYTLRHFARLFPGKPLYIVENGMPTENGLPRFDGYTRADDLRDTIYWIQRAKGDGMNIMGYNYWSLTDNYEWGSYTPRFGLYTVDVRTDPTLTRRPTDAVDAYRLITRTGGVPGGYLPTRAPATCSLVDAAESCVDPVTLPR, from the coding sequence ATGCGCCCGCACTCCCGCCGTCACGCGCTCGCCACCCTGGCCGCCGTCGCGACCGCGCTGATCGCGAGCGCCACCCCCGCCCAGGCGGACTCGACCGGCGTCCCGGGACTCGGCGACAACTTCTACTGGGGTGTGGCCTCGGCGGGATTCCAATCCGAAGGTCATGCGCCGGACAGCAATTGGCTGCGCTACGCCAGCACCCATGCCGATTACGATCGCTATGGCGACAGCGTCGACTTCTACACCCGCTACGCCTCCGATATCGCCCTGGCCAAGGATGTCGGCGTGAATGTCTATCGGCTCAGCATCGAATGGGCGCGGGTGCAACCGCAGCCGGGCGTCTGGGATGAGGCCGGATTCGCCTTCTACGACAAGGTGATCGCCGCGATTCGCGCGGCGGGTATGCGGCCCATGCTCACCCTCGACCACTGGGTGTACCCGGGTTGGGAAGCCGATCGCGGCGGCTGGGCGAATCCGGGCATGCTCGACGACTGGCTCACCAATATGCGCAAGGTGGTCGACCGGTACGCGGGCGATGATCCGCTGTGGGTCACCATCAACGAACCCGCCGCGTACCTGATGAACGAGGTGCGCAATGGCGGCCTGCCGCTCACCGAACTCCCCGCCATGCAGGATCGACTCGCCGCCGCGCACAACAGCATCTACGACCACATCCACCAGGTGCAGCCGGGCGCGATGGTGACCAGCAATGTCGCGTACATCCCCGCGGCCGATGCGCTGGTGAACGGACCCATGCTCGACATGATCGGGGCCAAGCTCGATTTCATCGGGATCGACTACTACTACGGCATGTCGCCGGAGGTGCTGACGCAGTTCACCTCCTACGCGCAGTCGGAGCTGTGGAAGCTGCCGCTGCAGGCCGACGGCATCTATTACACGCTGCGGCATTTCGCCCGGCTCTTCCCGGGCAAACCGCTCTACATTGTCGAGAACGGGATGCCCACCGAGAACGGGCTGCCGCGCTTCGACGGCTACACCCGCGCCGATGACCTGCGCGACACCATCTATTGGATCCAGCGCGCCAAGGGCGACGGCATGAACATCATGGGCTACAACTACTGGAGCCTGACCGACAATTACGAATGGGGTTCCTACACACCCCGTTTCGGGCTGTACACCGTCGATGTGCGCACCGATCCGACGCTGACCCGGCGGCCCACCGATGCCGTGGACGCGTATCGCCTGATCACTCGCACCGGTGGAGTTCCGGGCGGTTATCTCCCCACCCGCGCCCCCGCGACGTGTTCGCTGGTGGATGCCGCCGAGAGCTGTGTCGATCCGGTGACCTTGCCGCGCTGA
- a CDS encoding flavodoxin family protein, which produces MKTLIVCTSVSHGNTKKVADTMATTLNAEVVAPDAVTATDLLGYDLIGFGSGIFTRKFHPALVHLIEGLPQFPGTKAFVFATSGFPDKGRTRFSRPLVTLLEQKGFNVQDTFSCRALDTFLPFKPFGGIRKSHPTPADLHAAQSFANHLRTRLTTDPSGSSARS; this is translated from the coding sequence ATGAAGACCTTGATCGTGTGCACATCGGTCTCCCACGGCAATACGAAGAAAGTCGCCGACACCATGGCGACCACCCTGAACGCCGAAGTGGTTGCCCCCGATGCGGTTACCGCCACCGACCTGCTCGGCTACGACCTGATCGGCTTCGGCTCCGGCATCTTCACCCGCAAATTCCACCCCGCCCTCGTGCATCTCATAGAGGGCCTCCCACAATTCCCCGGAACCAAGGCATTCGTCTTCGCCACCAGCGGTTTTCCCGACAAGGGCCGCACCCGCTTCTCGCGCCCCCTGGTAACCCTCCTCGAACAAAAGGGCTTCAACGTCCAGGACACCTTCTCCTGCCGAGCCCTGGACACCTTCCTCCCCTTCAAACCCTTCGGCGGCATCCGCAAATCCCACCCCACCCCCGCCGACCTCCACGCAGCCCAATCCTTCGCCAACCACCTCCGAACCCGCCTCACCACTGATCCGAGCGGGTCATCGGCTCGTAGCTGA
- a CDS encoding class I SAM-dependent methyltransferase — MMITDRPTATRRRLLTAARCRYAEDRLADAITAGISQLVLLGPALDTFARHNPYPGLHVTELTDAQFVSAASGFDLRAPAFLIRLTGTPVPRGPGDRVPLTTTLRRLGSGAAGSEIVFDYLPERHRFLPEFLSDRGFEVLEDLGAAALASRYLDRPVEGYSGEPRVIRARVRHNFGHPPSQLDSDRGDPCARTPAVTRSPPWPPSRPR, encoded by the coding sequence ATGATGATCACCGACCGCCCGACCGCCACCCGTCGCCGACTCCTCACCGCCGCCCGCTGCCGGTACGCCGAAGACCGGCTCGCGGACGCGATCACCGCGGGCATCTCCCAACTGGTCCTGCTCGGCCCCGCGCTGGATACCTTCGCCCGGCACAATCCCTATCCGGGACTCCATGTGACCGAGCTGACGGACGCCCAATTCGTCTCGGCGGCAAGCGGGTTCGATCTGCGAGCACCCGCATTCCTCATCCGGCTCACCGGCACGCCGGTGCCGCGGGGTCCGGGCGATCGAGTGCCACTCACGACGACGCTGCGGCGACTCGGGAGCGGTGCGGCGGGGTCCGAGATCGTGTTCGACTACCTACCCGAGCGTCATCGCTTCCTTCCGGAATTCCTGAGTGACCGGGGGTTCGAGGTGCTGGAGGATCTGGGGGCGGCCGCACTTGCCTCGCGCTATCTCGATCGTCCGGTCGAGGGGTATTCCGGCGAACCCCGTGTGATTCGGGCACGGGTTCGCCATAATTTCGGACACCCGCCCAGTCAGCTCGATTCCGACCGAGGAGATCCATGCGCCCGCACTCCCGCCGTCACGCGCTCGCCACCCTGGCCGCCGTCGCGACCGCGCTGA
- a CDS encoding RICIN domain-containing protein has product MVTYMIDNIASGKVLDVPNHSADNGIQIDQWSDNGGVNQQWELVDAGGGLVKIVNVESKKVLHVRDSKAANGVPVEQWDDHASDPSQTWKVADGGRGLTKFFSALGGNKVLDIPGGNRTDGVGLQIWDDVNAPSEHWALVMTNVKLLNAGSGKVMDLPGFNTSDGTVIAQWEDNGGANQRWRLYPIDSGLYSIGNMASAKFLDIGPGSPASDGPQIVQQPMRQTAMTQRFALKDSGDGAKVIVNAAAGQPIHSSRGSKDNGSVICLIGGGGDPTMGWKLV; this is encoded by the coding sequence ATGGTTACCTACATGATCGACAATATCGCGTCGGGCAAGGTCCTCGATGTCCCGAATCACAGTGCGGACAATGGAATTCAGATCGACCAGTGGAGCGATAACGGCGGCGTCAATCAGCAGTGGGAGCTGGTCGACGCGGGCGGCGGGCTCGTCAAGATCGTCAACGTCGAGTCCAAGAAGGTGCTGCATGTGCGAGATTCCAAGGCGGCCAACGGCGTTCCGGTGGAACAGTGGGACGACCACGCCTCGGACCCCAGCCAGACCTGGAAGGTCGCCGACGGCGGTCGCGGGTTGACGAAGTTCTTCTCGGCGCTGGGCGGTAACAAGGTGCTCGATATTCCGGGCGGCAATCGCACCGACGGTGTGGGGCTGCAGATCTGGGATGATGTCAATGCGCCGAGCGAACATTGGGCACTTGTCATGACCAATGTCAAACTCCTGAACGCGGGCTCCGGCAAGGTCATGGATCTCCCCGGATTCAATACCTCCGACGGCACCGTGATCGCGCAGTGGGAAGACAATGGCGGCGCCAATCAGCGCTGGCGGCTCTACCCGATAGATTCCGGGCTGTACTCGATCGGCAATATGGCGAGCGCGAAATTCCTGGATATCGGACCGGGTAGCCCCGCCTCCGACGGACCGCAGATCGTGCAGCAGCCGATGCGCCAAACCGCCATGACCCAGCGGTTCGCCCTGAAGGACAGCGGTGACGGCGCCAAGGTCATCGTCAACGCGGCCGCGGGTCAGCCGATCCACTCCAGTCGCGGCAGCAAGGACAACGGCTCGGTGATCTGCCTGATCGGCGGCGGTGGCGATCCCACCATGGGCTGGAAGCTGGTGTAA
- a CDS encoding C1 family peptidase: MSDSAKKALLGVVFTAADRQLAAAGPRETAAETAVFAAEVDWRNRNGNHVTSVKDQKLCGSCVSFCCTAVVESMASIEHSQLLDLSEADSHFNSNHGPSCIGWNATACMDQMKKRGVVGDDALPYMSAFDNPPQIDPRNSMWKPYRRPTPDRPATQVSISTHGLVTDITARKNYLSETGPCAACFDVYDDFYSYGSGVYHHVSGAFQGGHCVQVIGYSEAEQCWIAKNSWGTGWGMSGFLKIAYGECRFDTYTFATAQGVNLPATFGWSGWESLGGVLTSKPAAVSWGPNRIDVVARGTDAAVYHRWWDGASWGGWETLGGGLQGGPALCSWASGRLDMFGAGHDHQLYHRSFQGDWSAWEALGGLVSSDPAAVSWGPDRIDVFARGMDSALWHLWWDGSQWGGWENLGGVLDSAPAAASWAADRLDIFAKGANSQLNHKWWNGSKWSEWENLGGYVAGDPAAVSWGPDRIDVFYPGVDFRLMHKWWDGSRWSEEESLGGQLTSGVAAASWTAGRLDCFAEGTDSAMIHKWFG; the protein is encoded by the coding sequence TTGAGCGACTCCGCGAAGAAAGCGCTACTGGGAGTCGTATTCACCGCCGCCGATCGGCAATTGGCGGCGGCCGGGCCACGCGAAACCGCCGCCGAGACCGCGGTGTTCGCCGCGGAGGTCGACTGGCGCAACCGCAATGGCAATCACGTCACCTCGGTCAAAGATCAGAAACTCTGCGGCTCATGCGTTTCGTTCTGCTGCACCGCGGTGGTGGAGTCGATGGCATCGATCGAGCACTCCCAACTGCTCGATCTGTCCGAAGCCGACTCGCATTTCAATTCCAATCACGGGCCGAGTTGCATCGGCTGGAACGCGACCGCCTGCATGGACCAGATGAAGAAACGCGGAGTCGTCGGAGACGATGCGCTGCCCTATATGAGCGCCTTCGACAATCCCCCGCAAATCGATCCGCGAAATAGTATGTGGAAACCGTATCGGCGGCCGACGCCCGATCGTCCCGCCACCCAGGTTTCCATCAGCACCCACGGCCTCGTCACCGATATCACCGCACGCAAGAACTATCTCAGCGAGACCGGGCCGTGCGCGGCATGCTTCGATGTCTACGATGACTTCTACTCCTACGGCTCCGGGGTGTATCACCATGTCAGCGGCGCGTTTCAGGGCGGGCACTGCGTGCAGGTCATCGGCTATTCCGAGGCCGAGCAATGCTGGATCGCGAAGAACTCCTGGGGCACCGGCTGGGGTATGTCCGGTTTCTTGAAGATCGCCTACGGTGAGTGCCGTTTCGACACCTACACCTTCGCCACGGCACAGGGTGTGAATCTGCCCGCGACCTTCGGCTGGAGTGGCTGGGAATCGCTCGGCGGTGTGCTGACCTCCAAGCCCGCCGCGGTGTCGTGGGGTCCGAACCGGATCGATGTCGTCGCGCGCGGTACCGATGCGGCCGTCTATCACCGCTGGTGGGACGGGGCCAGCTGGGGCGGCTGGGAAACGCTCGGTGGTGGACTGCAAGGCGGCCCGGCACTGTGCTCCTGGGCCTCGGGCCGACTCGATATGTTCGGCGCCGGGCACGACCATCAGCTGTATCACCGGTCGTTCCAAGGTGATTGGTCCGCCTGGGAGGCGCTGGGTGGTTTGGTGTCCTCGGATCCGGCGGCGGTGTCTTGGGGTCCGGACCGGATCGACGTCTTCGCCCGCGGGATGGATTCGGCCCTGTGGCATCTGTGGTGGGACGGCAGTCAGTGGGGTGGATGGGAAAACCTCGGGGGCGTACTCGATTCCGCTCCGGCCGCCGCCTCGTGGGCGGCCGATCGGCTCGATATCTTCGCCAAGGGCGCGAACAGCCAGCTCAATCACAAATGGTGGAACGGATCGAAGTGGAGCGAGTGGGAGAACCTCGGCGGCTATGTCGCCGGTGACCCGGCCGCGGTGTCCTGGGGCCCCGACCGCATCGACGTTTTCTATCCCGGCGTCGACTTCCGCCTGATGCACAAGTGGTGGGACGGCTCCCGATGGAGCGAGGAGGAGAGCCTGGGTGGCCAGCTCACCTCCGGAGTGGCCGCCGCCTCCTGGACGGCGGGCCGATTGGATTGCTTTGCCGAAGGCACGGATTCGGCCATGATCCACAAGTGGTTCGGATGA
- a CDS encoding protease inhibitor I42 family protein, which yields MTITATVGAVFEIALKSTPTTGYQWHPTNLPTPIEVMESTFTPIPGGEPGDGGTQHFRLRGTTRGHYTIEFRLERSWNSTAVDTHTTEIDIT from the coding sequence ATGACGATCACCGCCACCGTCGGGGCGGTCTTCGAGATCGCACTGAAGTCGACCCCGACCACCGGCTATCAATGGCACCCCACCAACCTCCCCACCCCCATCGAAGTCATGGAATCCACCTTCACACCGATTCCCGGCGGCGAGCCCGGAGACGGTGGCACACAACACTTCCGCCTGCGCGGCACCACCCGCGGCCACTATACGATCGAGTTCCGACTCGAGCGATCCTGGAACAGCACCGCGGTCGACACCCACACCACCGAAATCGACATCACCTGA
- a CDS encoding GMC family oxidoreductase, with the protein MNRRETDFDVLIVGSGFGGSVTALRLTEKGYRVGVLEAGQRYADDELPDTSWDLRKFLWAPKLGCYGIQRIHPLRDVLILAGAGVGGGSLNYANTLYVPPQPFFEDAQWKDITDWRDELLPYYEQAQKMLGVVKNPHMTPADEVFKQVAEDLGVGDTFVQTPVGVFFGEAGKKVADPYFGGAGPERTGCIECGECMTGCRHNAKNTLVKNYLYLAEKAGAQIIPMTTVSAVKPLPDGTWDVNTVRTGTWFRKQPKTYTAANVVLAAGTRGTQQLLFAMRDQGTLPGLSDRLGVLTRTNSESIVGAATRKVNPDIDFTRGVAITSSIHPTPDTHIEPVRYGKGSNSMGLLQTLMVDGGGRIPRWLRFLLTVLRHPMTLLQFMSVKDWSERTIISLVMQHLDNSITTYTKRGLFGRKLTSKQGHGEPNPTWIPVGNEVTRAVADKIGGVAGGSWGEVFNIPLTAHFLGGAVIGADADSGVIDPYHRVYGYPTLSVVDGSAVSANLGVNPSLTITAQAERAAAMWPNKGEVDTRPEPGTGYQRIAPVTPNQPVVPASAPAALVLPIVEIRSGKIESA; encoded by the coding sequence ATGAACCGACGCGAGACCGACTTCGATGTACTGATCGTCGGATCCGGCTTCGGTGGCAGCGTCACCGCGCTGCGCCTCACCGAAAAGGGTTATCGCGTCGGGGTATTGGAGGCCGGTCAGCGCTACGCCGATGATGAGCTGCCCGACACCAGCTGGGATCTGCGCAAATTTTTGTGGGCGCCCAAGCTGGGCTGCTACGGCATCCAGCGCATTCACCCGCTGCGCGATGTCCTGATTCTCGCCGGCGCGGGCGTCGGCGGTGGATCACTGAACTACGCGAACACACTGTATGTGCCGCCGCAGCCGTTCTTCGAGGACGCGCAGTGGAAGGACATCACCGACTGGCGCGATGAACTGCTGCCGTACTACGAACAGGCGCAGAAGATGCTCGGCGTGGTGAAGAACCCGCATATGACGCCCGCCGACGAGGTGTTCAAGCAGGTCGCGGAGGATTTGGGCGTCGGTGACACCTTCGTGCAGACCCCCGTCGGGGTGTTCTTCGGCGAGGCGGGCAAGAAGGTCGCGGACCCGTACTTCGGCGGCGCCGGACCCGAGCGCACCGGCTGCATCGAATGCGGTGAGTGCATGACCGGATGCCGCCACAATGCCAAGAACACCCTGGTCAAGAACTATCTGTATCTGGCGGAGAAGGCCGGGGCGCAGATCATTCCGATGACCACCGTCTCGGCGGTCAAACCGCTGCCGGACGGCACCTGGGATGTGAATACCGTCCGCACCGGGACCTGGTTCCGCAAACAGCCCAAGACCTATACCGCCGCGAATGTGGTGCTCGCCGCCGGAACCCGTGGGACGCAGCAGCTGCTGTTCGCCATGCGCGATCAGGGCACGCTGCCCGGGCTCTCGGATCGGCTCGGGGTGCTCACGCGCACCAACTCCGAATCGATCGTCGGCGCGGCGACCCGGAAGGTGAATCCGGATATCGACTTCACCCGTGGCGTGGCCATCACCTCCTCGATTCATCCGACGCCGGACACCCATATCGAGCCGGTGCGCTATGGCAAGGGCTCCAATTCGATGGGCCTGCTGCAAACCCTCATGGTCGACGGCGGCGGGCGGATTCCGCGCTGGCTGCGGTTCCTGCTGACCGTGTTGCGGCATCCGATGACGCTGTTGCAGTTCATGTCGGTGAAGGACTGGAGTGAGCGGACCATCATCTCGCTGGTCATGCAGCATCTGGACAATTCGATCACCACGTACACCAAGCGCGGATTGTTCGGGCGCAAGCTGACCTCGAAACAGGGTCACGGCGAACCGAATCCGACCTGGATTCCCGTGGGCAACGAGGTGACGCGCGCGGTGGCCGACAAGATCGGCGGCGTGGCGGGCGGCTCCTGGGGCGAGGTCTTCAATATCCCCCTGACCGCGCACTTCCTCGGTGGCGCGGTCATCGGCGCGGACGCCGACAGCGGTGTCATCGATCCGTATCACCGGGTCTACGGGTACCCGACCCTGAGCGTGGTCGACGGGTCGGCGGTGTCGGCGAACCTCGGGGTGAATCCCTCGCTGACCATTACCGCCCAGGCCGAGCGGGCTGCCGCGATGTGGCCGAACAAGGGTGAGGTCGATACCCGGCCCGAGCCCGGCACCGGCTACCAGCGCATTGCCCCGGTCACGCCGAATCAGCCCGTCGTACCTGCCTCTGCTCCGGCCGCGCTGGTCTTGCCGATCGTCGAAATCCGCAGCGGCAAGATCGAATCCGCCTGA
- a CDS encoding MerR family transcriptional regulator, with translation MDRYSRSQLAELSGVPARTIRYYHSLGVLPKPGRTGKESVYGEEHVERLRAIAAMQARGLRLDAIREVFDAEVPPEGDWRELFDPRYGDGDTGSIIDDEQLSEVLGDRRPEILEELVSAGYVQPHGQRWRIPEPAMLTGALVLYDVGTDISLSGTLRTLIRTRIADLADEMVRAFRDAVGTSYGGEGVRPDLIRFQERYRAAAREVGGATLAAEIERAVRELDD, from the coding sequence GTGGATCGATACAGCCGCTCCCAGCTCGCCGAACTCAGCGGGGTGCCCGCACGCACCATTCGCTACTATCATTCGCTCGGCGTGCTGCCCAAGCCCGGACGCACGGGCAAGGAATCGGTCTACGGGGAAGAACATGTGGAGCGACTGCGGGCGATAGCGGCCATGCAGGCGCGTGGCCTGCGATTGGACGCGATCCGCGAGGTCTTCGACGCCGAGGTGCCGCCCGAGGGGGATTGGCGCGAGCTCTTCGACCCGCGCTACGGGGACGGCGATACGGGTTCGATCATCGACGACGAGCAACTCTCCGAGGTGCTCGGTGATCGCAGACCGGAGATCCTCGAGGAGCTGGTGAGCGCGGGCTATGTGCAACCGCACGGTCAACGCTGGCGTATCCCCGAACCCGCCATGCTCACCGGTGCGCTGGTGCTCTACGACGTCGGCACCGATATCTCCCTCTCGGGCACCCTGCGCACCCTCATCCGCACCCGTATCGCGGATCTGGCCGATGAGATGGTGCGCGCCTTCCGGGACGCGGTCGGCACCAGCTACGGCGGAGAAGGCGTGCGCCCGGACCTGATTCGCTTCCAGGAACGCTATCGGGCCGCCGCCCGCGAGGTGGGCGGTGCGACCCTGGCCGCCGAAATCGAGCGCGCGGTTCGCGAACTCGACGACTGA
- a CDS encoding family 1 glycosylhydrolase, which yields MRTRLHRLVLTGIAAATTLLPVTAVGSATPPAATSAAHGSLGENFLWGVAASGFQSEGHAPDSNWMRYIQNNPDWDRYRNSIDFRSRYPSDIALAAGLGVKVFRIGIEWARLQPTPDTWDEEGFAFYDSVVDTILENGMQPMLTLDHWVYPGWALDRGGWNNPGMVQDWLTNMKKVVDRYASRNPVWVTINEPVAYIMHEVRQNDTVADQMLDEVGQAHNEIYDYIHKIQRGALVTSNVGYVAGAESQVNGPLMERIGDKLDFIGIDYYFGVEPPKSNAVSLPDGSAAAPKGMWDLPVRPEGIYYALQHYSEKFPNKPLWVVENGMPTEDGNPRKDGYTRSDHLRDTVYWLQRAKADGINLVGYNYWSITDNYEWSSYTPRFGLFTVDAKADPSLTRTPTEAVDTYRRIVASNGVPSTYVPVRGPSDCGLVDPPASCDDPVTVP from the coding sequence ATGCGCACACGGCTGCACCGTCTCGTCCTGACCGGGATCGCCGCGGCGACAACCCTCTTACCGGTCACCGCGGTCGGCTCGGCCACCCCGCCCGCCGCCACCTCGGCCGCGCACGGATCGCTCGGCGAGAACTTTCTATGGGGTGTGGCCGCCTCGGGCTTCCAATCGGAGGGCCATGCGCCGGACAGCAATTGGATGCGGTATATCCAGAACAATCCGGACTGGGACCGGTACCGCAACTCCATCGACTTCCGCTCCCGCTACCCCAGCGATATCGCCCTCGCGGCGGGCCTGGGCGTGAAGGTCTTCCGCATCGGCATCGAATGGGCACGCCTGCAACCCACCCCCGATACCTGGGACGAGGAGGGCTTCGCCTTCTACGACTCGGTCGTGGACACCATCCTCGAGAACGGCATGCAACCCATGCTGACCCTGGACCACTGGGTGTATCCGGGCTGGGCCCTGGACCGCGGCGGCTGGAACAACCCGGGCATGGTGCAGGACTGGCTCACCAATATGAAGAAGGTGGTGGACCGGTACGCCTCCCGAAATCCGGTGTGGGTCACCATCAATGAGCCGGTCGCGTACATCATGCACGAGGTGCGGCAGAACGATACCGTCGCCGATCAGATGCTCGACGAGGTCGGGCAGGCGCATAACGAGATCTACGACTACATCCACAAGATACAGCGCGGGGCGCTGGTGACCAGCAATGTCGGCTATGTCGCGGGCGCGGAGTCCCAGGTCAACGGGCCACTCATGGAGCGCATCGGCGACAAGCTCGATTTCATCGGCATCGACTACTACTTCGGGGTCGAGCCGCCCAAGTCCAATGCGGTCTCCCTGCCCGACGGTTCGGCGGCGGCTCCCAAGGGGATGTGGGATCTGCCGGTGCGGCCCGAGGGCATCTACTACGCGCTGCAACACTATTCGGAGAAGTTCCCGAACAAGCCGCTGTGGGTGGTGGAGAACGGGATGCCCACCGAGGACGGCAATCCGCGCAAGGACGGTTACACCCGCTCGGATCATCTGCGCGACACCGTGTACTGGCTCCAGCGCGCCAAAGCCGACGGTATCAACCTGGTCGGCTACAACTACTGGAGCATTACCGACAATTACGAATGGAGTTCGTACACACCGCGTTTCGGGCTCTTCACCGTCGATGCCAAGGCCGATCCGAGTCTGACGCGCACGCCCACCGAGGCGGTCGACACCTATCGCCGGATCGTGGCCTCGAACGGTGTGCCCTCGACCTACGTGCCGGTGCGCGGCCCCTCCGATTGCGGACTGGTGGATCCACCCGCCAGCTGTGATGACCCGGTGACGGTTCCGTAG